The Streptomyces sp. NBC_00224 genome has a window encoding:
- a CDS encoding SDR family NAD(P)-dependent oxidoreductase, translating into MTTALITGATAGIGAAFARQLARDGHDLVLVARDGKRLRDQATELHDRHGVEVEVLSADLSAEDGIAAVEARLAERRKPVDLLVNNAGFGNKGRYLDVSMADELKMLKVHVEAVLRLTSAATEGMRERGRGGVVNVASVAAFVPRGTYGASKAWVVQFTQGAARDLAGSGVRLMALCPGFVRTEFHQRAGMGTDNIPGWLWLDADKLVSAALSDLARGKTLSIPDPRYKALMGVVKLAPRGLLGGVTSRTGRKYGPQ; encoded by the coding sequence ATGACGACTGCACTGATTACGGGAGCGACGGCGGGCATCGGGGCCGCGTTCGCACGGCAGCTGGCCAGGGACGGGCACGATCTGGTGCTGGTCGCCCGCGACGGCAAGCGGCTGCGGGACCAGGCCACCGAGTTGCACGACCGGCACGGCGTGGAGGTCGAGGTGCTGTCCGCCGACCTGTCCGCGGAGGACGGCATCGCGGCGGTCGAGGCGCGGCTCGCGGAGCGCCGCAAGCCGGTCGACCTGCTGGTCAACAACGCCGGGTTCGGCAACAAGGGCCGCTATCTGGACGTGTCCATGGCCGACGAGCTCAAGATGCTGAAGGTGCACGTCGAAGCGGTGCTGCGGCTGACGTCGGCCGCGACCGAGGGCATGCGCGAGCGCGGGCGTGGCGGGGTCGTCAACGTCGCCTCGGTCGCCGCGTTCGTGCCGCGCGGGACCTACGGCGCCTCCAAGGCGTGGGTCGTGCAGTTCACCCAGGGCGCGGCGCGCGACCTGGCGGGGTCGGGGGTGCGGCTGATGGCGCTGTGCCCGGGCTTCGTACGGACGGAGTTCCACCAGCGGGCCGGGATGGGCACCGACAACATCCCCGGCTGGCTGTGGCTGGACGCCGACAAGCTGGTGTCGGCGGCGCTCTCCGACCTCGCGCGCGGGAAGACGCTGTCGATCCCGGACCCGCGCTACAAGGCGCTGATGGGTGTGGTGAAGCTGGCCCCGCGCGGTCTCCTGGGCGGGGTCACGTCCCGGACGGGCCGCAAGTACGGCCCTCAGTGA
- a CDS encoding MOSC domain-containing protein, producing the protein MKLLSVNTGRATVVGYTDAEGGLTGIGKRPVEGSVRIFRPGPKGVGASGVAGDDVCDKRHHGGDHQAVYAYAREDLDVWEKELGRELPGGIFGENLTTYGIDVSDARIGERWRIGPDVVLEVSCARIPCRTFAGALDEQGWVKRFTQAAAPGAYLRVIEEGEIRGGDAIEVVHRPAHEVSVAFWFRAFTTERELMPRTLAAGEAMAPESHDKVRTYLKQQAARRAS; encoded by the coding sequence ATGAAGCTTCTGTCTGTGAACACGGGGCGCGCCACGGTCGTCGGGTACACCGACGCCGAGGGCGGTCTCACCGGCATCGGCAAGCGCCCGGTGGAGGGCTCCGTACGGATCTTCCGGCCCGGCCCCAAGGGCGTGGGCGCCAGCGGTGTCGCGGGCGACGACGTGTGCGACAAGCGCCACCACGGCGGCGACCACCAGGCCGTCTACGCCTACGCGCGCGAGGATCTCGACGTCTGGGAGAAGGAGCTGGGCCGCGAGCTGCCCGGCGGGATCTTCGGCGAGAACCTCACCACGTACGGCATCGACGTCAGCGACGCCCGGATCGGCGAGCGCTGGCGGATAGGTCCGGACGTGGTCCTGGAGGTCTCCTGCGCGCGCATTCCCTGCCGTACGTTCGCGGGCGCCCTGGACGAGCAGGGGTGGGTCAAGCGGTTCACCCAGGCCGCGGCCCCCGGCGCCTACCTCCGGGTGATCGAGGAGGGCGAGATCCGCGGGGGCGACGCGATCGAGGTCGTCCACCGGCCCGCACACGAGGTGTCGGTGGCGTTCTGGTTCCGCGCGTTCACCACCGAACGGGAGCTGATGCCGCGCACGCTGGCGGCGGGCGAGGCGATGGCGCCGGAGTCCCACGACAAGGTACGTACGTACCTGAAGCAGCAGGCCGCCCGGCGGGCTTCCTGA
- a CDS encoding LysR family transcriptional regulator, with product MIEARHLRVLRAVAATGSFSAAARELGCTQPAVSQQMKALEASAGTPLLIRTGRETRLTQAGEVLVRHASGILAGLTAAEEEVAAIAGLRAGRVRLVSFPSGSSTLVPSALAALRAAHPGTRVSLVEAEPPRSVEMLREGDCDIALAFRYGAATAEEWDDLVVRPLLIDRLVGLVPDGHRLAESGTVDIRDLADEPWIAGCPRCRRQLVDVCEESGFTPRIDFATDDYPAVIGLVGAGLGVAVLPELAIASVRPKGARTVTVEPAVEREIVALTLPDLARVPAVAATLDQLAGAAARN from the coding sequence GTGATCGAGGCCCGTCATCTCCGCGTCCTGCGCGCCGTCGCCGCCACCGGCTCCTTCTCGGCGGCCGCGCGCGAGCTCGGCTGCACCCAGCCCGCCGTCAGCCAGCAGATGAAGGCCCTCGAAGCGTCCGCGGGCACCCCGCTGCTCATCCGCACCGGCCGCGAGACCCGGCTCACCCAGGCCGGTGAGGTCCTGGTGCGCCACGCCTCCGGCATCCTCGCGGGCCTCACCGCCGCCGAGGAGGAGGTCGCGGCCATCGCGGGCCTGCGCGCGGGCCGCGTCCGGCTCGTCTCGTTCCCCAGCGGCTCCTCCACCCTGGTGCCCAGCGCGCTGGCCGCGCTGCGCGCCGCCCACCCCGGCACCCGGGTCTCCCTGGTCGAGGCCGAGCCGCCGCGCTCGGTGGAGATGCTGCGCGAGGGCGACTGCGACATCGCGCTCGCCTTCCGGTACGGGGCGGCCACCGCGGAGGAGTGGGACGACCTGGTCGTACGGCCGCTGCTGATCGACCGCCTGGTCGGGCTCGTCCCCGACGGCCACCGGCTGGCCGAGAGTGGCACGGTCGACATCCGCGACCTCGCCGACGAGCCGTGGATCGCGGGCTGCCCGCGCTGCCGGCGCCAACTGGTCGACGTCTGCGAGGAGTCCGGCTTCACCCCGCGCATCGACTTCGCCACGGACGACTACCCGGCGGTGATCGGCCTGGTCGGGGCGGGGCTCGGGGTCGCGGTGCTGCCGGAGCTGGCGATCGCCTCGGTACGCCCCAAGGGCGCCCGTACGGTCACGGTGGAGCCCGCCGTGGAGCGCGAGATCGTCGCGCTCACGCTGCCCGACCTGGCCCGGGTCCCGGCCGTCGCGGCCACCCTGGACCAACTGGCCGGAGCCGCCGCCCGCAACTGA
- a CDS encoding WhiB family transcriptional regulator codes for MADFSRLPGPNADLWDWQLLAACRGVDSSLFFHPEGERGAARSARENSAKEVCMRCPVRAQCAAHALAVREPYGVWGGLTEDEREELMGRARNRLVTAASAGAVGERGHG; via the coding sequence ATGGCAGATTTCTCCCGCCTTCCCGGACCGAACGCCGATCTGTGGGACTGGCAGCTCCTCGCCGCATGCCGCGGGGTCGACAGCTCCCTCTTCTTCCACCCGGAGGGCGAACGCGGCGCGGCCAGGAGTGCGCGCGAGAACTCGGCGAAAGAGGTGTGCATGCGCTGCCCGGTGCGCGCCCAGTGCGCGGCCCACGCCCTGGCCGTCCGCGAGCCCTACGGCGTGTGGGGCGGGCTCACGGAGGACGAGCGCGAAGAGCTGATGGGCAGGGCGCGCAACCGGCTGGTGACGGCGGCGAGCGCGGGAGCGGTGGGCGAGCGGGGCCACGGCTAG